Part of the Streptomyces sp. NBC_01353 genome, CGACGGCGAGGGCGCGACGGTACGGGGACGGGCGCTGGAGACCGTCCTGGCGGCGGACGCGGCGGCACAGGAGGGCGTGGCCCGCGTCCGGGTCCTCCTGACGGGCCGTCGCACGGCGCCCCGTGCCCGTATCGCCCTGCTCCTGGAGCCCTACGCCTCCCCGGGCGAGGCCCTGACCTCCCTGACCACCGAGGCCCTGGCCAATGTCCGCACCTCGACGGGCCTGGCGTCCCTGCCCGCCGAGGCCCGCCTCCGCGCGACCAAGCACGGCGCGCGGAGGGTGACCTGAGGCTCCGTGGCCGAGGCCGCTGCCTCGGCGCGGACCGTCAGAAGCCGTGCCTCGCCCCGCCGTCCACCGAGACCATCACGCCCGTCACGTACGAGGCCGCCGGCGACAGCAGGAACGCCGCCGTGCGGCCGAACTCCTCCGGCGTGCCGTAACGGCGCAGCGGGATACGGGACTCGCTCGCCGCCCGCGCCGCGTCCGCGTCCCCGGACATCGCGTCGAGCGAACGCACCCGGTCCGTGTCGATGCGCCCCGGCAGCACGCCGACGACCCGGATGCCCCGCGGCCCCAGATCGCCGGCGAGGGACTTCGCGAAGCCGGCCAGGCCGGGGCGCAGTCCGTTGGAGATCGTCAGGCCCGGGATCGGCTCGTGGACGGAGCCGGAGAGCACGAAGCCGATGACCCCGCCCTCGGTCAGCGAATCCGCCGCCGCCCGGGCCATCCGTACCGCCCCCAGGAAGACCGTGTCGAACGCCGACGCCCACTGCTCGTCGCTGTTGTCCGCACCGAAGCCCGGCGCCGGGCCGCCCACGCTGACGAGGATGCCGTCGAAGCGCCCGAAGCGGGACCGCGCCTCGGCGATCAGCCGGGCGGGCGCCTCCGGGTCGGCGTTGTCGGCGGCCAGACCGGCCGCGTCCGGGCCCAGCTCCTCGGCCGCCTCGGCGACCGCCTTCTCCTCGCGCCCGGTGATCAGCACCTTCGCGCCCTCGGCGAGCAGCGCCTCGGCCGACGCCCGGCCGAGCCCACGCGTCGCGCCGGTCACCACGTACACACGGTCCTTCAGTCCAAGATCCATGGCCTTATCCTGCCGCGTCCTCCCAGGGCAGCGCGAGGGCGGTGCCCACCAGGCCGATGTGGCTGAACGCCTGCGGGAAGTTGCCCAGCTGCCGCCGCGCCACCGGGTCGTACTCCTCCGCGAGGAGCCCCACGTCGTTGCGGAGGGCGAGCAGCCGCTCGAACAGCTCCCGCGCCTCGTCCTCCCGCCCGATCATCCGCAGCGCGTCCGCGAGCCAGAAGGAGCAGGCGAGAAACGTTCCCTCGCTGCCGGGCAGGCCGTCGACCGAGCAGCCCTCGGTGCTGTAGCGGCGAACGAACCCGCCATGTGTCAGCTCCTTGCGGACCGCGTCGATCGTCCCCACCACCCGCGGATCGTCCGACGGCAGGAACCCGACCCGCGGGATCAGCAGCGTCGCCGCGTCCAGCTCCCGCGAGCCGTACGCCTGGGTGAACGTGTTGCGCGCAGGGTCGTACCCCTTCGCGCACACCTCCGCATGGATCTCGTCCCGCATCACCCGCCACCGCGCCGCGTCCCCGCGCAGAGAGGGATCCGCCTCGAGCGCCCGCACCGCGCGGTCGGCGGCGACCCACGCCATGACCTTCGAGTGCACGAAGTGGCGGCGCGGCCCGCGCACCTCCCACAGCCCCTCGTCCGGATTCCGCCAGGTCGACTCCAGGAAGCCCAGCAGGCTCAACTGCAGGTTCCAGGCGTGCGCCTCGGCCGGGATCCCCGCCGCCCGCGCCATGTCGAGCGAGTCCATGACCTCGCCGTACACATCGAGCTGGAACTGCTCCACCGCCGCGTTCCCGATCCGTACCGGCGCCGAGTCCGCGTATCCGCGCAGCCAGGGCACCGACATCTCGGGCAGGCGCCGCTCACCGCCCGGCCCGTACATGATCTGCAGATCGGCCGGATCGCCCGCCACCGCGCGCAGCAGCCAGTCGCGCCACGCCACCGCCTCGTCGACATAGCCGGCCGCCAGCAGCGCGCCGAGCGTGAGGGTCGAGTCGCGCAGCCAGCAGGAGCGGTAGTCCCAGTTCCGTACGCCGCCCAGCTCCTCCGGGAGCGAGGTCGTGGGGGCGGCCATGATGCCGCCCGTCGGCGCGTACGTGAGCGCCTTGAGTGTGATCAGCGAGCGCAGCACCGATTCCCGGTACGGCCCCTCGTACGTACAGCGCGCCGACCAGTCCCGCCAGTCCCGCAGACAGTCCTCGAGCGCGCCGTAGGGGTCGATCAGCTCCGGACGCGGCTCGTGAGAGGGGTGCCAGGTGAGTACGAACGCCACCCTCTCGCCCTCGTCGACGGTGAACGACGACCATGTGGCGAACTGCTGCCCCCAGGTCTTCACCGGCGGGTCGCTGCGCAGCCACACCGAGTCGGGCCCCGCCACCGCGACCCGATGGCCCTCGCTGCGCCGGACCCACGGCACGATCGAGCCGTAGTCGAAGCGCAGCCGCAGCGCGGCGGTCATCTCGACGCTGCCGCTGACGCCCTCCACGATCCGCATGACATCGGGCGCCTTGTCGCGCTGCGGCATGAAGTCGACGACCTTCACGGTCCCGGTGCGGGTCTCCCAGTACGTCTCCAGAACGAGGGAGTCGCCCGCGTAGCCACGGCTGGTGCAGGTCGTGGCGCCCTTGGGGGCGATGCGCCAGTGACCGTTGTCCTCGTCGCCGAGCAGCGCGGCGAAGCAGGCGGCCGAGTCGAAGCGTGGCAGACACA contains:
- a CDS encoding SDR family oxidoreductase; the protein is MDLGLKDRVYVVTGATRGLGRASAEALLAEGAKVLITGREEKAVAEAAEELGPDAAGLAADNADPEAPARLIAEARSRFGRFDGILVSVGGPAPGFGADNSDEQWASAFDTVFLGAVRMARAAADSLTEGGVIGFVLSGSVHEPIPGLTISNGLRPGLAGFAKSLAGDLGPRGIRVVGVLPGRIDTDRVRSLDAMSGDADAARAASESRIPLRRYGTPEEFGRTAAFLLSPAASYVTGVMVSVDGGARHGF
- a CDS encoding glycoside hydrolase family 15 protein, whose protein sequence is MTQSIDDYALIGDLQTAALVGRDGSIDWLCLPRFDSAACFAALLGDEDNGHWRIAPKGATTCTSRGYAGDSLVLETYWETRTGTVKVVDFMPQRDKAPDVMRIVEGVSGSVEMTAALRLRFDYGSIVPWVRRSEGHRVAVAGPDSVWLRSDPPVKTWGQQFATWSSFTVDEGERVAFVLTWHPSHEPRPELIDPYGALEDCLRDWRDWSARCTYEGPYRESVLRSLITLKALTYAPTGGIMAAPTTSLPEELGGVRNWDYRSCWLRDSTLTLGALLAAGYVDEAVAWRDWLLRAVAGDPADLQIMYGPGGERRLPEMSVPWLRGYADSAPVRIGNAAVEQFQLDVYGEVMDSLDMARAAGIPAEAHAWNLQLSLLGFLESTWRNPDEGLWEVRGPRRHFVHSKVMAWVAADRAVRALEADPSLRGDAARWRVMRDEIHAEVCAKGYDPARNTFTQAYGSRELDAATLLIPRVGFLPSDDPRVVGTIDAVRKELTHGGFVRRYSTEGCSVDGLPGSEGTFLACSFWLADALRMIGREDEARELFERLLALRNDVGLLAEEYDPVARRQLGNFPQAFSHIGLVGTALALPWEDAAG